TTTTTACATCTAAATAGCAAATCAATGAGTGTAACTCACCTTGTGATTTAGTTGGCTTTATAGTTTCTATACTCATATATTCCATTTTGTTTTGAGTGTTGAGTTTATCAAAAGTATTACAGCTTTCCTCTTTTTTTATGGTGACcatagatttttcaaattctcgaACTGTTTCTAAGTCGTCacttatttcttctttaatatgatGCATACTACTTGTATTTACATTTTGATATGCGGTACTAGACATTTCATCATTAAATTCTTGTTTGACTTTCGTATTGCAAATAAAATCATCGTGAATCTCGATTTCGTCCTTGATAACTGTCTGTTCCATATCTATTCTGTCTAGATTGTATTACATTACGAATTGAATTCAAgttataacaacaaaaattatagtACGTACTGAACGTGAGCatatattcttcttctatttttgtaatatagTCTCAGTGTGTAGTTACGCAAGCCACCATTTTGAAGCCATCGATACTTAGAAGTTTATAGAAGACCATAGGTCTAAGCCAAAGATTCTCACGAATGTACCATGAAATCACGAATtttatacaagaaataaaaacaaatttctttatacAATTGTAAGTGTGAATTTACATCgtgtaaaatttattgaaaataaatactttgAATAAATCTTGATAAAATTATGGAATGAACTCTTTAAATATTAGCTAACGTTTCTGATCAGTAGTAACATGAAAAATCTTTGGGAATTTATGTTGGTAGTAAAGTATAAAGTTTTTAGAAAGTGTTTTCGAAGTTAATAATGTGAAAGTGAAGTAAAGAGAACCATCTCTGTGCTACAGAAAGTATCCATCAAATCCTTTATGTTACAGAGACGCTACATAGCATGagagtaaattttaaataaagcgaCGACTCtagtcatttaaaattttttaacattgcATATTCAAATAagacggacggaagactgaactgaacgatcatatgatatctcgtccgaTTGGAGCGCCACTGtggttaaattttgaaatataatttaccgtctacaagCGGACAGTTTTTAAGCTGAGCTCCCATATGAGATGGTACTCCTTGTCTCTACCCTCCATATTTCTATATACTATAGTTGGAATTTGCGAACTCAGAAGTGACTTTTAGCAAAAGGCATTGGTTGGTAGAGCCGCCAACCCTTTGCCAAACTTCAACTATATACATTTGTTTGAATATAGGTCACTTTTGCATTGGTTTTATTAGAGTATGAATGCGAGAGTGAATTtccaaactatatttttttataaaagaatcgaaacaaatgtgacatttgaatggtttttcacCTGTGTGATTACGTATATGTAAATTTAAAGTTTGTTTATGCGAATaactttttgaacaaatatcacACTTGAAAGGTTTTTCTCCTGAGTGATTGAGCATATGTAAattcaaagtttgtttatgtgaATAAGTTTTAGAACAAATGTCACACTTGAATGGTTTCTCTCCCATGTTACATCTGGATGGATTTTCTTCTGAGTGACTACGCAAATGAATTGTCATGCCATATTTGTGCGGGAAAGTTTCcgaacaaatatcacatttgtaTGGCTTTTTTTCTTTGTGAGTAAGCAAATGCTTCTTCAAAAGAGGTTTGCTTGAGAAAGCTTTTgagcaaatgtcacatttgaatggcttctCTCCTGTGTGAATACGCATGTGtatagttaaataatttttataaggaaatgatttaaaacaaatgtcacatttgaacgGTTTTTCTGCTGAATGCTTCGGCAAATGTACATTCAAATTGCTTTTCTgcgaaaaagttttcaaacaaatttcacatttatagggcttttctcctgtgtgtGTACGCAAATGTACAGTCAACTGAGGTTTCTCTGGAAACGATTTCGAACAAACATCACATTTGAAATGCCTTTCTCctgtatgaataaataaatgtttgttcaaacaactttttcgtgaaaaagttttcgaacaaatgtcacatttgaatgggtTTTCTCTTGTATGACTTTGCAAATGTGTATTCAAAtaacgtttttgtaaaaacgGTTTGGcacaaatattacatttaaaaggtttttctcctgtatgaatAAACATATGTTTGTTCAAATAACTTTTTcgagataaaatttttgagcaaatgtcacatttgaataatttatttcttgcGTTTAAATCATTTCTCTTTAATTTCTGACCATCGTATAAACTTGACTTGGAATTATGGGagtttctgaatttttttttctttttcccacTGTCTTcaactatttcatttttttcgttcTCGTTAAGAATTCTGTTAACAGCAGGATCTGTTGTTCGCCTTTTTTTACGTTTATTATTCTGGTAAAACTTTTTGTTCATACAACAACATGTAGAAAAGTGCCAGAAGAATTCGATTTGTGTCGTATATAATTTTCCACACAACTCGCAGATTATAATCCCATCAATTGTATTCAAATTCAGATGGTTTCCAATTCTTAGCAACcctgtaaaaaaaattaaaaccagtttttataaatttaaaatttgtgtaTCCTCTAAACATTGTACTCCTTTTATATAAAgcaaaaaaactcaattttccaGAGGgccaaatattaaattttgaattcgtggGTAGgtcagattgaaaataaaaaaaatgaactgaattattttaacattttatttattaaattatacaagTATATAGTAAACATGAGTTGTTTACCTTGAAGTTTAGATTTTAAAGATGGCAATGtgtcgattcttattttttcagtataacAATCGAATTTTGACTTTTGATTTGTATCATACtgtctcttcaaattaaactcCTTACAAATAGCAACtgttttattacaaatcaaACACAAATATGCAATTATGGAACTCGACACAACAATTGGTCTTAAAAGTGAACATTTTTTctcaatcaataaatatttcgcATGTTTGAATCATCTATCGGGCATAATAATAATGTCTTCTTGTTGTTCTTCCTTCAAACCCtgttgtaataaatattaattcacCTGGTGTTGAGCTCACTAAATATTTAAtagtgtttgtttttttataatcagaaCAGGTAAGTGTTGGCTTTAAAGCATCTGTAGATTTCTGTATTTCTATTTCCAAGCAATCAATTATATATTGGACTTTACTGTACAGAACTCGAAATGGTATTTGTAGCTACTCCTTAACTTTCTGAACTGATTTCCTATAAATTATACTTGCTGCACGATATCTCATAAACATCACCAAGTTCTTGAAAAATTTGTGCCaatctaatttttcataaagttgaacaaatattatttaaatctaATTTGGCACTTCTATGTATAGCTATAATTTTCCCTTGACTGTTTGATTGGAGATGTAGTGACTcaacaaatataaacttttacagtgaataatttttacaaatcaTTTTGGTAGATGTTAACTGCCTTATCACTTGTAATTTCTGAGGATGGATTTCTTATTACTTCTAAAATGGGTGATGATGAAGAAacttctaaaatatttaatggGGAATTACTGTAATGTTGATATCCATTGATGTTTCTATATCTTTTGAATAGCCAGCTGAAGTTGAGGTACTAAGATGTTCTTCGATAACGTCGTTTTTTTGTCGTTTCAATGTCAACGGACGAGGTGTTTCATGTAATGCCCTTTTCCTATCTTTCTGGCAATCGAATTTGGTTGGAACAGtagttttttttagaatttttttgcattgtgttAGTTTCCAcatcatataattttccaaatctgTTTCAAGCTAgagtaaaaaataacaatgagttaacatttcttttatatcaaTTGATAAAACTTACATTGAAATGGTCTTCACAAACAAATACGGGGCTCCCAGGTTTTATGCTAGCATAATCCCTTCTTATAGCTTGAAACCATTGTTTTCGTCGCTTTTCCTCTCGAGGGACTTGcacaaaaactttatttggtgtttttatACTAGTGTTTGTACATTCTGGTACAATGCACCAATGATATGTCATCTTGTATTCTACAAAATTGAATACTCACAGCCATGCGtgtgattttttaaaagaatcccGACAACTCTgtttaaactgtatttactCTCATTTAAGTatgtttacttactttctacgtcacacaACAACAGTTTTGATTaggtatttaatttatttatgttttttatgaactaaTATTAATATACCATTTAgacattaacacaaaatgaaataagaaactAGGAGAAGAAAAATAGAGACAAAAGTTGTTGTATTGAAATAGCACATTAATGAATGTAACTCACCTCGGGATTTAGTTGGCTTCCTAGTTTTTATTCTAAcgttttccattttgttttgaatattgaGTTTATCAACCGTATTACAGCTTTCCTCTGTTTTTACGGTGACCGTTGATTCATCATATCCTTGAGTTTTTTTTAGGCTGTGActtatttcttgtttaataGGATGCATAGTACATGTATTTACATTTTGAGAAGCAGAATTAGGCATTTCATCACATAATTCTTGTTTAACATtcatattccaaataaaatcaTCGTGAATCTCGATTTCGTCCTTAATCACTGTCTGCTCCATATCTATTCTGCCTAGATTGAATCACATTACAAATTGAATTGAAgttatatcaacaaaaattatactGTATTGTACTGAACGTGAGCatatattcttcttctatttttttaatatagtctCAGTGTGTAGTTACGCAAGCCACCATTTTGAAGCCATCGATACTTAGAAGTTTATAGAAGACCGTAGGTCTAAGCCAAAAATTCTCTGGAATGTACATCGtctaaaatttattgaaaataaatactttcaatacATCTTGATAAAATTATGGAATTAACTCCTCAAAAAATTTCTAGCGTTTCTGATCAGCAGCAAATGGAACATTTTGGGAATTTATGTTGGTAGTAATTGTTCAACTGTCAACAAGAAATCAATGCTATTGAACCAATAAATGTTGTATGCCAATATTGCAAGGCATTCAAGTTTAGGAATAAAGCTCATGGACTGTGTTACGCGAGCGGTCAATCCAAATTGACGCCATTGGTATGGCTACTAGAACCATTACAATAATTGTCTTCAAATGACGTAATTCTGTgcaataaaatttcttcaagaaaattttatacaaacttTTAAGCTTCAGggcaaatatatcatttaacaGGTTCCTTATTACTAACGTAGAGTGTGTGTATGTAAACCTCTCATAACTTTTGAACGACTTATAGGTAGATTTTGAGatgtatcaaaaaaaattttaaatgtttttttggaataatttttaagtttttggttttaaaaCCAATTTGAAGTCAATATTCATCGTTAATGCAGAATAACAACTGTCGGGGCAGCTAGTTAATTAGAAAAATGGCAATTGGATATTAGATTACGAAAAGTTAAGGAATAGTGTTGAAACATCAAAAGCATTAGTaaatatagtaaataattttgcaataaccacaataataaattcaaatgagGATCCCTTcaagtttatatttttgaactttttaacATTGAATCATTAAATTCagttgtagtaaattttttagaaaaaatggaagTGGAATCAGAAATAAATTTAGGAAAATCTGATGATAGCAAATTGaaagaaaagttaaaaattatgaGGTTAGATAATTGTAATAGATAGAAGGAAGTTAAGGGTACAGGTTATAAAGGTGAAAAATGAtgcataattaaatattttttttctcgttttctttattataattccagaaaaaactttttgtttactatttttttaatatagtgttacattttttttcttcaacattattttataaagagCGAGACTTCGAAAA
The sequence above is drawn from the Diorhabda carinulata isolate Delta chromosome 6, icDioCari1.1, whole genome shotgun sequence genome and encodes:
- the LOC130895487 gene encoding zinc finger protein OZF-like, with the translated sequence MNKKFYQNNKRKKRRTTDPAVNRILNENEKNEIVEDSGKKKKKFRNSHNSKSSLYDGQKLKRNDLNARNKLFKCDICSKILSRKSYLNKHMFIHTGEKPFKCNICAKPFLQKRYLNTHLQSHTRENPFKCDICSKTFSRKSCLNKHLFIHTGERHFKCDVCSKSFPEKPQLTVHLRTHTGEKPYKCEICLKTFSQKSNLNVHLPKHSAEKPFKCDICFKSFPYKNYLTIHMRIHTGEKPFKCDICSKAFSSKPLLKKHLLTHKEKKPYKCDICSETFPHKYGMTIHLRSHSEENPSRCNMGEKPFKCDICSKTYSHKQTLNLHMLNHSGEKPFKCDICSKSYSHKQTLNLHIRNHTGEKPFKCHICFDSFIKKYSLEIHSRIHTLIKPMQK
- the LOC130895485 gene encoding uncharacterized protein LOC130895485 isoform X3, which gives rise to MEQKVIKHEIEIDDDFIWNTNVKQEASVEMPHAAFTNMNTSTMHPIKQEICDDLKTTQGHEESMVTVKAEGSCNTVDKFNIQNKMEYMGIKNRKPIKSQSRIDMEQTVIKDEIEIHDDFIWNMNVKQELCDEMPNSASQNVNTCTMHPIKQEISHSLKKTQGYDESTVTVKTEESCNTVDKLNIQNKMENVRIKTRKPTKSREYKMTYHWCIVPECTNTSIKTPNKVFVQVPREEKRRKQWFQAIRRDYASIKPGSPVFVCEDHFNLETDLENYMMWKLTQCKKILKKTTVPTKFDCQKDRKRALHETPRPLTLKRQKNDVIEEHLSTSTSAGYSKDIETSMDINITK
- the LOC130895485 gene encoding uncharacterized protein LOC130895485 isoform X2, producing MEQKVIKHEIEIDDDFIWNTNVKQEASVEMPHAAFTNMNTSTMHPIKQEICDDLKTTQGHEESMVTVKAEGSCNTVDKFNIQNKMEYMGIKNRKPIKSQSRIDMEQTVIKDEIEIHDDFIWNMNVKQELCDEMPNSASQNVNTCTMHPIKQEISHSLKKTQGYDESTVTVKTEESCNTVDKLNIQNKMENVRIKTRKPTKSREYKMTYHWCIVPECTNTSIKTPNKVFVQVPREEKRRKQWFQAIRRDYASIKPGSPVFVCEDHFNLETDLENYMMWKLTQCKKILKKTTVPTKFDCQKDRKRALHETPRPLTLKRQKNDVIEEHLSTSTSAGYSKDIETSMDINITVIPH